GGTTCACCCCGGTGTTCGGTGATCAGGTCAGATTCGTGCTGCTCGGTGGTGTCGAGATCGGCACGGACACTCTCCTACGGTGGTATGTGTTGCATGTGTTGATGCTGCCGTTCGTCATCGTCATCTTCATGGCGATCCACTTCTGGCGGGTGCGTAAGGACGGAGGTATCTCCGGGCCGCTGTAGGCCACGGAGAGCAAACACCATGACCGAAGTCCCCGAACACCTCCTGAAGCGGGCCGCCGAGGCCCGGGAGCGTTCCGCCGCCAAGAAAGGCGGCGGCAGCGACGGCACCCCGTCCGCGGAATCGGGCGGAGCGGAATCTGCCGGCGAAGGTGCAGCCCAGCCGGCATCGGCTGCCGGTGGTGCCGCAGCCGGGGCCGGCAGCGACAGCGCAGGGAAGATTCCCGCCCACCTGCTGGACCGCACCAAGTCGGCCAAGGACGCCCCCCCGACGGCGGTTGCCGCCGGTGGTGGTGCCGTCGCCGCAGCAGCCCCGCCTCCTCAGCCGACCGGTCCGGGTGGTCACACCCAGCGCCTGCTCACGGTCGTGAAGTCCGGGTCCATCCAGGACGTCAAGGCCGTCCCGCAGGACAGGGTCCACACCTGGCCGCACCTGCTCGTCGTGGAGTTCGTGGCGGCCCTGTTCGTGACCGGATTCATCCTCGTCTTCTCGGTGTTCGTGAACGCGCCGCTCCTGGAACTGGCCAACTTCAACGAGACGCCCAACCCCTCCAAGGCACCGTGGTACTTCCTGGGTCTTCAGGAGCTCCTCACGATGTTCCACCCGATGGTGGCCGGCGTGATGTTGCCGGGGATGGCGCTGTTCCTGTTGATCCTGGCGCCCTACATCGACAAGAACCCCCACCCCCAACCCGAGAAGCGCAAGTTCGCTGTGTCCGTCATGACCGTGCACCTGATGTTCTGGGCGGTGCTGGTCCTGATCGGCTCGTTCTTCCGGGGCCCCGGCTTCAACTTCGTGTTCCCGTGGGTCGAAGGCCTCTTCTTCGAGTTCTGATGCCGATGACGTACCTGCCCCCCTCACCCGAAACGGAGTGCTGATCGGCCATGGCCGTTCTCGCGATCGTCATCCCAATCCTGGTCGTCGCCGCGGCGATCCTGTTGTTCGCGTCGTACCGACGTCGCGACACCCGCGCTGCGACGGGTCACCTGTCGCGTGAGACGCGCTCGCGTGACACCCACGAGGTGATCGACGTCGGTGACGAGACCGACGCCCTCAGCGGCCGCGAGGTCGAGAAGGCCGCCGCTCTCGCCCGACGCGACGCCGAGAAGGACCTCGTCAGGTCCGAGGCTGCGCTCCCCGCCGAGTGGGTCGAGCCGGACCCTGAAGCGGTTGGCGTCTCGCGCCGCCAGTTCTTCAACCGCTCGATCGTCGCGTTCATGGGGCTCGGCCTCAGCGGTTTCGGTGCCGCTGTCATCGCCTTCCTGTGGCCGCCGTTCGTCACCGGTTTCGGTGCGGACTTCAACCTCGGCGAGGTCGACGACCTCAAGGCGCAGGTGCGTGACAACAACGGCTTCCTGTACCGCCCCGAGGCGCGTGCGTGGCTCACCGAGTACCCGGTGGAGGCTCTGGAGAAGGCACGGGCCACCTACTCGGCAACCGAGTTGGTGTCCATGGAGGTCGGTCTGATCGCGCTCTTCCAGAAGTGTCCGCACCTCGGTTGCCGCGTGCCCGAGTGCGTCCCGTCGCAGTTCTTCGAGTGTCCGTGCCACGGCTCGCGCTACAACCGCGTCGGTGAGAAGCGGGCCGGTCCGGCACCGCGGGGCATGGATCGGTTCGGAACGAGTGTCACGGGCGGCAACGAGCTCGTCGTTCAGACCTCGGTGATCATCCAGGGTCCCGCCATCGGCACGAACACCACGGGCCAGGAGCCAGAGGGCCCGTCCTGTCTGGGAGATTCGTCGCATTGATCACTGTCCTCGCTGCTTCGACGCAGCGCAACGTCGGCGCGGTCATCGCCGCTCTCGCCATCGGCGGGTTCCTCGTCTACTGGTTCTTCAACTGGTTGCAGGGGCGCGGCGAGACGGGCGCGGAGTTGGAGCTCGCGTCCAACCGCAAGCCGTACATGTCCGACGACGAGCTCGAGACGAAGAAGCTCGACGTCTCACTCGCCGCGGGCCTCGCCTGCCTGGCCGTCATCGGCGTCGCCCTGCCGCTCTACTGGCTCGGTGAACCGGGTCGTCACGAGGGTCGTGAGGAGCTGAACGACACCATCTCGGAGAGCCGGGGCGAAGAGCTCTACGCCGCCAACTGCGCCCAGTGTCACGGCACCGTCGACGGCGCCGGCGGGCTCGTCGATTTCGTGCTGGTGGACGACAACGGCCTCTTCGTCGAGAACGTCCAGTGGAAGGCGCCGTCGCTCAACACCCTCATGTACCGCTTCTCCAAGGACGAGGTCACCTACGTCCTCAACTTCGGTCGTCAGAACTCGCCGATGCCGGCGTGGGGTGCGCCCGGCGGCGGTCCCCTGACCAGCCAGCAGGTCGAAGAGGTCATCGACTACATCACTCTCGAGCAGATCCCGCTCGCGGAGCTGCGTGAGCGGGTCGAGGCCGGCCTCGACGACACCGCCCGGGTGCTGGTACTGCGTGAGAATCCCGATCTCGAAGGCGATGACGCTGCGATCGACGCAGCTGTCGCGGCAATGCTCGCGGAGGCAGAGGTCGACCCGACCGTCCTCGGCGAACTCCTCTTCAACAACGAGGCGGATGCCGGCGTCTACGGCTGCGCCCGTTGCCACACGGCCGGTTGGAGCTACAACGCGACCGACCTCGCCGTGGAGAACCCGCTGGTCGCACCCGAGGTGCCCGGAGGCGGCGGGTTCGGCCCGAGCCTCGTCGGTGGTGCCACCCTGCGGCAGTTCGACACCGCCGAGGAACAGGCCGGCTTCATCGAGGTCGGGGTGATCGAGGGTCAGGCCTACGGCAACTTCGGTCAGGGCGACGGAGGCGGTCAGATGCCCGCCTTCGGTCTCTGCGTCGGCGACAGGATCTCCGACGAACGCGACATCATCGTGCGCAACGACTTCTGTGAGACCGTCCTGATCGAGGGTGAAGAGGACATGACACCTGAGGAGTTCGACGCCGCTGTGGAAGCCGCGCTGGCCGAACACGGTGGTAGCGGCACCCTCACGACCGAACAGATCGCGGCCATCGTCGCTTACGAGCGGGGTCTCTGATGAGCCTGGGAAACCTGATCATCGCCGGCATCGGCTGGGAGCCCGAGATCCGCGGCATGTTGACCGTCGCGCTCGCGGCGGCGGTTCTGTGTGGTTCGGTCTGGCTGCTGTTGATGACCAACATGGGCACCCGGCTGGGGGCCATGGTCGCGCTCGCCGGCTTCTTCGGCTGGATGGCCATCATGGGTCTCGTCTGGTGGGTCTACGGCATCGGTATCGCCGAGCAGGGCGACCTGCCGAGCTGGCAGTACATCGAGGCGTTCGCAGACGAGCCTGGTGCGGAGCCCGGAGGCCTCGAGGCCGCGTTCGTCGGCAACGTCGGCGATCTCCCCGACCCGAACTGTGACAACGACCCGATCTTCCCGCCCTACAAGACCGGGTGGACCTTCACCGCACCGGCCGACGGATGCCTCCCCCGTGCCATCGGTCTCCTGTTGGAGTTCCCCGAGGGCCCGGTCAAGGACCGCATCGTCGAGGAGATCGCGACTGTCGACGAGGAGGCCATCCGCGCCACCGTCGTCAGCCGCAACGATCTGATATCCGACGACGACCCCCGCAAGCTGGACGCCGCCGGGATCGACGCGGAGGTCGCCGAACAGGTGGAACGACGCGAGGCCCGCATCGACCAGGAGACCCTGTCGGAGCTGGCGGCGGTCGGTCCCGAGGTCATCGAGTGGGCGGTCGACGAGGGTTACCTGGTGCTCGACGGTTGGAACCTTCTCGCCTCGACCGCCTCGGGTGAGGCGGTCGCCTCGGCCGAGGCCTTCATCGCCGAGGAGTCCCTCTTCGACTTCGTCACGGGGACGCTCGTGGTCGACGGTGAAGAGGTGAATGCAGCAACGTCGGACTTCATCATCGTCGACACGTTCCAGCAGGGCGGC
This region of Acidimicrobiales bacterium genomic DNA includes:
- a CDS encoding menaquinol-cytochrome c reductase cytochrome b subunit, coding for MTEVPEHLLKRAAEARERSAAKKGGGSDGTPSAESGGAESAGEGAAQPASAAGGAAAGAGSDSAGKIPAHLLDRTKSAKDAPPTAVAAGGGAVAAAAPPPQPTGPGGHTQRLLTVVKSGSIQDVKAVPQDRVHTWPHLLVVEFVAALFVTGFILVFSVFVNAPLLELANFNETPNPSKAPWYFLGLQELLTMFHPMVAGVMLPGMALFLLILAPYIDKNPHPQPEKRKFAVSVMTVHLMFWAVLVLIGSFFRGPGFNFVFPWVEGLFFEF
- a CDS encoding Rieske 2Fe-2S domain-containing protein — protein: MAVLAIVIPILVVAAAILLFASYRRRDTRAATGHLSRETRSRDTHEVIDVGDETDALSGREVEKAAALARRDAEKDLVRSEAALPAEWVEPDPEAVGVSRRQFFNRSIVAFMGLGLSGFGAAVIAFLWPPFVTGFGADFNLGEVDDLKAQVRDNNGFLYRPEARAWLTEYPVEALEKARATYSATELVSMEVGLIALFQKCPHLGCRVPECVPSQFFECPCHGSRYNRVGEKRAGPAPRGMDRFGTSVTGGNELVVQTSVIIQGPAIGTNTTGQEPEGPSCLGDSSH
- a CDS encoding cytochrome c codes for the protein MITVLAASTQRNVGAVIAALAIGGFLVYWFFNWLQGRGETGAELELASNRKPYMSDDELETKKLDVSLAAGLACLAVIGVALPLYWLGEPGRHEGREELNDTISESRGEELYAANCAQCHGTVDGAGGLVDFVLVDDNGLFVENVQWKAPSLNTLMYRFSKDEVTYVLNFGRQNSPMPAWGAPGGGPLTSQQVEEVIDYITLEQIPLAELRERVEAGLDDTARVLVLRENPDLEGDDAAIDAAVAAMLAEAEVDPTVLGELLFNNEADAGVYGCARCHTAGWSYNATDLAVENPLVAPEVPGGGGFGPSLVGGATLRQFDTAEEQAGFIEVGVIEGQAYGNFGQGDGGGQMPAFGLCVGDRISDERDIIVRNDFCETVLIEGEEDMTPEEFDAAVEAALAEHGGSGTLTTEQIAAIVAYERGL